A section of the Cottoperca gobio unplaced genomic scaffold, fCotGob3.1 fCotGob3_155arrow_ctg1, whole genome shotgun sequence genome encodes:
- the LOC115004628 gene encoding LOW QUALITY PROTEIN: kinesin-like protein KIF26A (The sequence of the model RefSeq protein was modified relative to this genomic sequence to represent the inferred CDS: deleted 2 bases in 2 codons), whose product MSISIHPSIVYRFSGVVEGGTLLPLGSSYRRKRLRSAGEDDEKATGCASRPNPEGSLSANELSRYSKPEEEEEQEEEEELQRLCRRCHIMASQLNRQAAALTDNVALKDLAYASLLFEKLQRLQCPGGGRHASARCDVCGASFHQLRRLTLRRALGISRTPRPGVPTAASRPPSDELPVKQLRWSYEEQRGGGALRGWGGVQSTYLGGGGAKGLAIVTPLPLSAQHHLEGVWRVSCSPDHLHTTAATPDGGKTWTRNEKPAAHSIATQTNQPPSAAAAFFLRAAQKLSLSRRRKCEPGPPPSPGEAPGPLLYTGGFSGALQLSPPAVPPCLFRAGSKVKDTPGMGKVRVMVRICSVHSSESSESMSLLKVDGRKKLLTLCETPAGGQTAAQRRSSAAAPKTFTFDAIFSQDASQAEVCSGTVAEVIQSVVNGADGCIFCFGHANLGKTYTMIGRDCSTQSLGVAPTAISWLFKVIEERREKAGARFSVRASAVEISGREETLTDLLAELASSSAGGHQEAPGPAVSLREDPLCGSQLQNQTELRATNAERAAFFLDAAVAARRSSQALSDQEARRNSHFLFTLHLSQERQDKSNMAAGVLCGRSRLHLLDLGSCETDISRTREGGGGQCLSLSALGNVILALANGAKHVPYRDSKLTMLLSESLGNINCRTTMIAHISDSPANYMETLTTVQLASRIQRMRKKKSKYASSSSGGDSSCEEGPSHRPPHPRPFHPKIVALDPDTHLLLSSDPDYSSSSEHSCDTVIYVGPGGAALSDRELSDNEAPPSFVPIIPSLNKKRVKDAPRVEGDHLKCNTFAELQERLDCIDGSEGLAPFSSEAKAEQSEQAAAALGTQTGAKPTEATSPPKSDMVSSYGFSESTPTTCTNKPDQEQAKFPSAGHLMDTSKRTSADGEKLSDSPFQPCVVKQGGAFPQDAEPVVREKVYLRGGVPKPSASPSIPRTYREASQPGEVVGRTPPVGMSQQALRQGQPLGSHSMERAHNLRAALLGRCLDRDILRTTITLQQPIELNGEDEVVFTVVEELPLGLVPDNGRPSNLLRFNSDCSLQALASGSRPVSIISSINDEYDAYTCQQGAVGPVADVGTEGQEVLFSQRGNKQSPVDAWPSEVSADSVESEGTRSTSSLYLRDKKIIASENVSLLTSPSTFHKQPFLQHGIKSSLNDSGFCFSELDNDSATPNKPSFTKCPPSPDLTKASRKVRASTLNSSVSVQIPHHAHSSLPRKNKPTSSATVGCSRQEGRLDDFLLQGSRQFEPREVEFLSAGKPPRCGMSSVSSRRPGGNRSSVPHTPKAQMSSSAQRVVDGCEKSSSRRGDTLIKLPRLTRGATSLGTVSVPQTSEAKLGHEGTSVTGTLRFLSLGKKSNGHKSNAISKSGSGNISSPAPPVRQSSQEQKTRSALSPSALKTSCDIGKSSFPKTSTLEEEFNIRLRAESFSHGSLKTENGTAITSSSLKTRGAKAESSRYYGSLMSLERCESQTFAGSKPELSRENSSAALGGNSRSNRAVPRLGVPASTSTSDYFSQDPCVFATTRKLGQVKGSISSRAAVSGGSKVQTLSANSSKSLNSSPKPLDNAAGCNTTLPPSGKSPARSGAVAKAGRGTIMGTKQAISRAANSRVSELATGSQRKQLSREPGVTGSDATDSGISSISGSPNNTAIPSPYSKITAPRRPQRYSSGHGSDNSSILSGELPPAMGRTALFYHSGGSSGYESMIRDSETTGSTSSAHDSMSESGVSSYNRSRVSKSPKKRGNGFLRRRLIPAPLPDTSSLGRKVGGQWVELPPLGGTLKEPFEIKVYEIDDVERLQRREVGTGSETFHDVEKGLLYFNTRLRMLEKRQQQIRELKSKHERLKVELEEAKSRLMLHPGKWSGECEYSPV is encoded by the exons ATGtctatatccatccatccatccatcgtctaccgcttttCCGGG GTGGTGGAGGGAGGGACTCTTCTTCCTCTGGGCTCATCATATCGCAGGAAGCGTCTACGCTCTGCAGGAGAAGATGACGAGAAGGCGACAGGCTGCGCGTCACGGCCGAACCCTGAAGGCTCACTGTCGGCCAACGAGCTGAGCCGCTACAGCAAgccagaagaagaggaggagcaggaagaggaggaggagctgcagagactgTGTCGGCGCTGCCACATCATGGCGTCACAGCTGAACAGACAAGCAGCTGCTTTGACCGACAACGTGGCTCTGAAG GACCTGGCCTACGCCTCCCTCCTCTTTGAGAAGCTGCAGCGGCTCCAGTGTCCTGGCGGGGGCCGTCATGCTTCTGCCCGCTGTGACGTCTGCGGAGCATCCTTCCACCAGCTGAGGCGCCTCACTCTGCGTCGGGCTCTGGGCATCAGCAGAACCCCTCGGCCCGGTGTACCCACCGCCGCCTCCCGTCCCCCCTCAGATGAGCTGCCCGTGAAGCAGCTGAGGTGGTCGTATGAGGAGCAGCGG GGGGGCGGGGCTCTGCGGGGGTGGGGCGGAGTTCAGAGCACCTACCTGGGAGGGGGCGGAGCCAAAGGTCTGGCCATTGTCACGCCCCTCCCCCTGAGCGCGCAGCACCACCTGGAGGGCGTGTGGAGGGTCTCCTGCTCGCCGGATCACCTGCACACTACG GCTGCGACTCCAGACGGCGGGAAGACTTGGACTCGGAACGAGAAACCTGCAGCTCACAGCATCGCCACCCAAACCAACCAACCTCCGTCTGCTGCAGCCGCCTTCTTCCTCCG gGCGGCTCAGAAGCTCAGTCTGTCCCGCAGGAGGAAGTGCGAGCCgggcccccccccctcccccggaGAGGCCCCGGGGCCCCTGCTGTACACCGGGGGCTTCAGTGGGGCCCTGCAGCTCTCCCCGCCCGCCGTCCCACCATGCCTCTTCCGGGCC GGCTCGAAGGTCAAGGACACGCCAGGAATGGGGAAG GTCCGGGTGATGGTCCGGATCTGTTCAGTCCACAGCAGCGAGTCCTCAGAGTCCATGTCCCTCCTCAAAGTGGACGGCAGGaagaagctgctgactctctgcGAGACGCCGGCCGGAGGACAAACCGCCGCCCAGAGACGATCCTCCGCCGCCGCCCCAAAGACCTTCACCTTCGACGCCATCTTCTCCCAGGATGCTTCACAG GCCGAGGTGTGTTCGGGGACGGTGGCTGAGGTCATCCAGTCAGTGGTGAACGGAGCAGACGGCTGCATCTTCTGTTTCGGACACGCTAACCTGG GTAAGACGTACACCATGATTGGTCGGGACTGCTCCACCCAGAGTCTGGGCGTGGCTCCGACAGCCATCTCGTGGCTCTTTAAGGTGATCGAGGAGCGGAGGGAGAAGGCTGGAGCTCGTTTCTCTGTCAGAGCATCCGCCGTGGAGATCTCCGGCCGGGAGGAGACGCTGACCGACCTCCTGGCTGAACTCGCCTCCTCCTCAGCGGGGGGCCACCAGGAGGCCCCGGGCCCCGCGGTGTCACTGCGAGAAGACCCACTGTGTGGATCCCAG cTGCAGAACCAGACGGAGCTGCGGGCGACCAATGCCGAGCGAGCGGCGTTTTTCCTGGACGCCGCCGTGGCAGCGAGGAGGAGCAGCCAGGCGTTGAGCGACCAGGAGGCCCGGAGGAACTCGCACTTCCTGTTCACCCTGCACCTGAGCCAGGAGAGGCAGGACAAGAGCAACAtggcagcaggtgtgt TGTGTGGTCGGAGTCGTCTCCACCTCCTGGATTTGGGAAGCTGTGAGACGGACATCAGCAGGACGAGAGAGGGGGGCGGAggtcagtgtctgtctctgtctgctctggGAAACGTCATCCTCGCCCTCGCCAACGGGGCCAAGCACGTTCCCTACAG GGACAGTAAGCTCACCATGCTTCTCAGCGAATCCCTCGGCAACATCAACTGTCGAACCACCATGATCGCCCACATTTCCGACTCCCCGGCGAACTACATGGAGACGCTGACTACAGTGCAGCTGGCCTCCCGCATCCAGCGCATGAGGAAGAAGAAGTCAAAG TATGCCTCCAGCTCATCCGGAGGGGACAGTTCCTGTGAGGAAGGCCCGTCCCATCGACCTCCTCATCCTCGACCCTTCCACCCAAAAATCGTGGCCCTCGATCCGGACACGCACCTGCTGCTCTCCAGCGACCCCGACTACTCCTCCAGCAGCGAACACTCCTGCGATACCGTCATCTACGTCGGGCCCGGAGGGGCGGCCCTCTCGGACCGAGAGCTGAGCGACAACGAGGCACCACCTTCCTTTGTGCCTATCATCCCCTCCCTGAACAAAAAACGAGTCAAAGATGCACCCAGGGTTGAAGGAGATCACTTAAAGTGTAACACGtttgcagagctgcaggagagacTCGACTGCATCGACGGCAGCGAGGGTCTGGCCCCATTCAGCTCAGAGGCCAAAGCAGAACAATCagaacaagcagcagcagcgcttGGGACTCAAACTGGAGCTAAACCCACAGAGGCAACGTCGCCACCAAAATCTGATATGGTTTCCTCCTACGGGTTCTCAGAAAGCACACCAACCACATGCACAAATAAACCTGATCAGGAGCAAGCTAAATTTCCTTCAGCCGGTCACCTCATGGACACTTCCAAAAGGACGAGTGCAGATGGGGAGAAACTTTCAGACAGCCCCTTTCAGCCATGTGTGGTAAAACAAGGTGGGGCTTTTCCCCAGGACGCAGAGCCTGTGGTGCGAGAGAAGGTCTACCTCAGAGGAGGTGTACCCAAGCCGTCAGCCTCTCCGTCTATACCCAGGACATACAGGGAAGCATCTCAGCCTGGGGAGGTTGTAGGTAGGACTCCCCCAGTGGGTATGAGTCAACAAGCACTGAGGCAAGGCCAACCGCTGGGGTCCCATAGTATGGAAAGGGCCCACAACCTTCGGGCTGCTCTGTTAGGAAGATGCCTTGACAGGGATATTCTGAGGACTACCATTACACTGCAGCAGCCTATAGAGCTGAACGGGGAGGATGAGGTCGTGTTCACGGTCGTAGAGGAGCTTCCTCTTGGCCTTGTCCCAGACAATGGCCGCCCCTCCAACCTCCTCAGGTTCAACAGTGACTGCTCTCTGCAGGCCTTAGCCTCGGGCTCTCGTCCTGTAAGCATCATCAGCAGTATTAACGACGAGTATGATGCGTACACATGTCAACAAGGAGCTGTGGGACCTGTAGCTGATGTTGGCACCGAAGGCCAGGAAGTATTGTTTTCCCAACGTGGCAACAAGCAGTCACCTGTTGATGCGTGGCCAAGTGAAGTGAGTGCTGATTCAGTTGAAAGTGAAGGCACTCGTTCAACAAGCAGCCTTTACTTAAGGGACAAAAAAATCATAGCTTCAGAGAATGTTTCCTTGCTAACCTCGCCAAGTACATTTCATAAACAGCCATTTTTGCAGCACGGCATCAAGAGCTCCCTAAATGACAGCGGCTTCTGTTTCTCAGAGCTGGACAATGACTCTGCTACTCCAAATAAACCATCTTTTACAAAGTGCCCTCCATCCCCTGACTTAACCAAAGCCTCTCGCAAGGTGAGAGCCAGTACTCTGAACAGTTCAGTGTCAGTGCAGATTCCTCATCACGCTCATTCCAGTCTTCCCAGGAAAAACAAGCCTACCTCATCTGCAACTGTGGGCtgcagcagacaggaaggaagaCTTGATGACTTTTTGCTTCAGGGAAGCAGGCAGTTTGAGCCAAGAGAGGTTGAGTTTCTCTCTGCAGGTAAGCCACCAAGATGTGGCATGAGTAGTGTTTCCTCTAGGAGGCCAGGAGGGAACAGAAGCAGTGTTCCTCACACACCAAAGGCTCAAATGTCATCTTCAGCTCAGAGGGTTGTGGACGGTTGTGAGaagtccagcagcaggagaggagatacTCTCATCAAGCTGCCACGACTCACCCGAGGTGCAACCTCTCTAGGAACTGTTTCAGTTCCCCAGACTTCTGAAGCGAAATTGGGTCATGAGGGCACTTCAGTGACGGGTACACTGAGGTTTTTATCCTTAGGAAAAAAGTCAAATGGGCATAAAAGCAACGCTATCTCCAAGTCTGGCTCTGGAAACATCTCATCTCCTGCGCCACCTGTCCGACAGTCAAGCCAAGAACAAAAGACAAGGTCTGCGCTTTCTCCAAGTGCCTTAAAAACAAGCTGTGACATTGGAAAGTCCTCATTCCCTAAAACATCAACCCTGGAGGAAGAATTCAACATCAGGCTCCGTGCAGAATCATTCAGCCACGGGAgtttaaaaactgaaaatggCACTGCCATAACATCTTCGAGCCTAAAGACACGAGGGGCCAAGGCAGAGTCTTCCAGGTACTACGGGAGTCTGATGTCTCTAGAGAGATGTGAAAGTCAAACCTTTGCTGGGTCCAAGCCTGAACTGTCCAGGGAGAATAGCAGTGCTGCTTTAGGAGGTAACAGCAGATCCAACAGAGCAGTGCCAAGACTTGGGGTTCCAGCCTCCACCTCCACATCTGATTATTTTTCCCAAGATCCTTGCGTCTTTGCTACTACAAGAAAACTGGGGCAGGTCAAAGGCAGCATCAGCTCTCGAGCAGCAGTTTCTGGTGGATCAAAGGTTCAAACTCTATCTGCGAACAGTTCCAAGAGCCTGAACTCCTCCCCTAAACCTCTTGATAATGCAGCTGGATGCAACACCACCCTGCCTCCATCTGGTAAGTCCCCAGCTCGGTCGGGGGCAGTAGCCAAGGCAGGAAGAGGCACCATCATGGGCACAAAGCAGGCCATCAGTAGGGCTGCTAACAGCCGGGTTAGCGAGCTGGCCACTGGTAGTCAAAGGAAGCAGCTCAGCAGGGAGCCCGGagtaacaggaagtgatgccACTGACAGCGGGATTAGTAGTATCAGCGGGTCGCCAAACAACACGGCAATACCATCACCTTACAGCAAGATCACTGCGCCTCGAAGGCCGCAGCGCTACAGCAGTGGGCACGGCAGCGACAACAGCAGCATCCTCAGCGGGGAGCTGCCACCCGCCATGGGCCGCACTGCCCTGTTTTACCACAGCGGGGGGAGCAGCGGCTACGAGAGTATGATCCGGGACAGCGAGACCACCGGCAGCACCTCTTCAGCGCACGACTCCATGAGCGAAAGTGGAGTGTCCTCGTATAATAGAAGCAGAGTTTCTAAATCGCCCAAGAAGAGAGGAAATG GTTTCCTACGGCGACGTCTGATCCCAGCTCCGCTCCCCGACACCTCCTCTCTGGGCAGGAAGGTGGGGGGTCAGTGGGTGGAGCTGCCCCCGCTGGGCGGCACCCTGAAGGAGCCCTTTGAGATCAAGGTGTACGAGATCGACGACGTG